One genomic window of Catenulispora sp. GP43 includes the following:
- a CDS encoding cytochrome P450, translating to MTAEIFHPETYTRAVPYDRFAELRRTAPVCWIEEPAVGAWPAGPGYWGVFAHADVKRVLRDPQTFSSHLGGTQIRDPETREDLGFVRAMMLNQDPPAQSRLRRIVAAAFTPRAIRRLEETIAERARVLVDEVLPAGHADFVEVAADLPVWTLARIMGVPDEDRRLLYDWANRVIGYQDADYAGLSTADAAVLSPLGRAALAERPASMTRPDGRPLSPRSRAGLADMYAYAHGLAAATPVGAEEDGGGIVGRLLAEGLTDDEFENMFFLFAVAGNETLRNGIPGALLTLLEHPDQLDRLRRDPGTRLDPAVDELLRFWPPVMQFRRTATCDVTLGEQEIQIRAGDKVVVYHASANRDETVFPDPDRLDLTRSPNDHVTFGFGPHYCLGAHLARTQMRAMLGQVLARMPRIRLDGDPVRLTSNFQNGLKHLPVRWD from the coding sequence CCGGGCCCGGGTACTGGGGCGTGTTCGCGCACGCCGACGTCAAGCGCGTCCTGCGCGACCCGCAGACCTTCTCCTCACACCTGGGCGGCACCCAGATCCGCGACCCCGAGACCCGGGAGGACCTGGGCTTCGTGCGCGCGATGATGCTGAATCAGGACCCGCCGGCGCAGTCCCGGCTGCGCCGCATCGTGGCGGCCGCCTTCACCCCGCGCGCGATCAGGCGCCTGGAGGAGACCATCGCCGAGCGGGCCCGCGTGCTCGTGGACGAGGTCCTGCCCGCCGGGCACGCCGACTTCGTCGAGGTCGCCGCCGACCTGCCGGTGTGGACGCTGGCGCGCATCATGGGCGTACCGGACGAGGACCGCCGGCTGCTGTACGACTGGGCCAACCGGGTGATCGGATATCAGGACGCGGACTACGCCGGCCTGAGCACCGCCGACGCAGCGGTACTCAGCCCTTTGGGCCGCGCGGCGCTCGCCGAACGTCCGGCCTCGATGACCCGTCCCGACGGTCGTCCGCTCAGCCCGCGCTCCCGGGCCGGCCTGGCCGACATGTACGCGTACGCACACGGTCTGGCAGCCGCCACTCCAGTCGGCGCCGAAGAAGACGGCGGCGGCATCGTCGGCCGCCTCCTGGCCGAAGGCCTCACCGACGACGAGTTCGAGAACATGTTCTTCCTCTTCGCCGTCGCCGGGAACGAAACCCTCCGCAACGGCATCCCCGGCGCGCTCCTCACTCTTCTGGAGCACCCCGACCAGCTTGACCGACTCCGCCGCGACCCCGGAACCCGCCTCGACCCGGCCGTCGACGAACTCCTGCGCTTCTGGCCGCCGGTCATGCAGTTCCGCCGCACCGCGACCTGCGACGTCACCCTCGGCGAACAGGAAATACAGATCCGCGCCGGCGACAAGGTCGTGGTCTACCACGCCTCCGCGAACCGCGACGAGACCGTCTTCCCCGACCCCGACCGCCTCGACCTCACCCGCAGCCCGAACGACCACGTCACCTTCGGCTTCGGCCCGCACTACTGCCTCGGCGCGCACCTGGCCCGGACCCAGATGCGCGCGATGCTCGGCCAGGTCCTCGCGCGGATGCCGCGGATCCGCCTGGACGGCGATCCGGTCCGTCTGACCTCCAACTTCCAGAACGGCCTGAAGCACCTGCCGGTCCGCTGGGACTGA
- a CDS encoding NUDIX domain-containing protein — translation MKQSAGILMYRFEDGELRVLLVHPGGPLFTKRDAGFWSIPKGEYLDDEDAMAAAVRELREETGAVVDTAGLVELGSVRQKSGKVVTAWGVEADFDVTALVSNLFELEWPPRSGVLREYPEVDRGEWFGPEEARGKINSAQAAFVDRLEALLAERGA, via the coding sequence GTGAAGCAGAGCGCGGGCATTCTGATGTACCGGTTCGAGGACGGGGAACTGCGGGTGCTGCTCGTCCACCCCGGCGGGCCGCTGTTCACCAAGCGGGACGCGGGCTTCTGGTCGATCCCCAAGGGCGAGTACCTCGACGACGAGGACGCGATGGCGGCGGCCGTGCGCGAACTGCGGGAGGAGACCGGGGCGGTGGTCGACACCGCCGGCCTGGTGGAGCTCGGGTCGGTGCGGCAGAAGAGCGGGAAGGTGGTCACGGCCTGGGGCGTCGAGGCGGACTTCGACGTGACGGCGCTGGTGAGCAACCTGTTCGAGCTCGAGTGGCCGCCGCGGTCGGGGGTGCTGCGGGAGTATCCCGAGGTGGACCGGGGCGAGTGGTTCGGGCCGGAGGAGGCCCGCGGAAAGATCAACAGTGCGCAGGCCGCTTTCGTCGACCGGTTGGAGGCTTTGCTCGCGGAGCGCGGGGCCTAG
- a CDS encoding NADP-dependent oxidoreductase has protein sequence MKAVRFSRFGGPDVLELVDLPEPHPGPGQVRIAVRAAGVNPSDWKKRRGLMDEELPQTLGYEAAGVVDEIGAGVEDVAVGDRVVGFSMDGAAQAESVVLSHYAPIPASLDFTGAAALPAAVETATRSLDQLGVKKGSTVLINGASGGVGSAAVQLAAVRGARVIGTASPANHEYLRSLGAEPVAYGEGMADRVRALAPDGVDLALDAAGSGVLPELIGLAGGADNVLTIADFTGAQEHGVRFSRGDSGRALHALAEVGPLIEAGRFSLPVARAFPLAEVAEAHRASESGHVRGKIVLVVAG, from the coding sequence ATGAAGGCTGTCCGTTTCAGCCGGTTCGGAGGGCCGGACGTCCTGGAGCTCGTGGACCTGCCCGAACCGCATCCGGGGCCCGGCCAGGTGCGGATCGCGGTACGGGCGGCCGGGGTCAACCCGAGCGACTGGAAGAAGCGCAGGGGGCTGATGGACGAGGAGCTTCCGCAGACGCTCGGGTACGAAGCCGCGGGGGTGGTCGACGAGATCGGCGCCGGGGTCGAGGACGTCGCGGTCGGCGATCGGGTGGTCGGCTTCTCCATGGACGGGGCCGCGCAGGCCGAGTCGGTGGTGCTCTCGCACTACGCGCCGATCCCGGCCTCGCTCGACTTCACCGGCGCCGCAGCGCTGCCCGCCGCCGTCGAGACCGCCACGCGCTCGCTCGACCAGCTCGGGGTGAAGAAAGGCAGCACGGTGCTGATCAACGGCGCCTCCGGAGGGGTCGGGAGCGCCGCGGTCCAGCTCGCCGCGGTGCGGGGGGCGCGGGTGATCGGCACCGCCAGCCCGGCCAACCACGAGTACCTGCGCTCGCTCGGCGCCGAGCCGGTCGCCTACGGCGAGGGGATGGCCGATCGGGTGCGCGCGCTGGCCCCCGACGGGGTCGATCTGGCGCTCGACGCCGCCGGGAGCGGGGTGCTGCCGGAGCTGATCGGGCTCGCCGGCGGCGCCGACAACGTGCTGACGATCGCCGATTTCACCGGGGCGCAGGAGCACGGCGTCCGGTTCAGCCGGGGGGATTCGGGACGGGCGCTGCACGCGCTGGCCGAGGTCGGCCCGCTGATCGAGGCCGGGCGGTTCTCGCTGCCGGTCGCTCGGGCCTTCCCGCTCGCCGAGGTCGCCGAGGCGCACCGGGCGAGCGAAAGCGGTCATGTGCGGGGGAAGATCGTGCTGGTCGTGGCAGGCTGA
- a CDS encoding ricin-type beta-trefoil lectin domain protein, whose translation MSSAPQQSPPRTARKRFRRLAALAAPLAVALAAWAVAPDGAAQASAPPPPSGWNQVFLDDFNGGAGSGIDGQWMYDTGPGSNFGTGEIETMTNSTSNVHLDGNGNLDITALGGGSNWTSGRVQTTTANVGAPAGGKLEVTASIQQPTGGLGYWPAFWMLGPGQWPENGEIDIMEDVNALSEVAGTIHCGTYPGGVCNEGNGIGSGLRACGGCQSGFHTYTMVLDRTDTSNESITFYLDGNQYFSVSEGQVGASVWQQAYDHNLSIILDLAMGGGFPNGVCGCTTPTGSTASGGTMQVDYVAAYTTTGNGGGNPPPPPGSGPIYSGVGSNICLDDRSSSTANYNPVQIYTCNGTAAQQWSVVQAGSTLHVLGKCLDVYAAGTADGTKVDLYDCNGTGSQVFIPQSNGSLYNPQSNKCLDVPGATTQSGTQVQIYDCNGTNAQQWTLP comes from the coding sequence ATGTCCTCAGCCCCACAGCAGTCACCACCCCGCACCGCCCGCAAACGCTTCCGGCGCCTCGCGGCGCTGGCCGCGCCGCTGGCCGTGGCGCTCGCGGCCTGGGCCGTCGCGCCCGACGGCGCCGCGCAGGCCTCGGCGCCCCCGCCGCCGTCGGGCTGGAACCAGGTGTTCCTCGACGACTTCAACGGCGGCGCCGGCAGCGGCATCGACGGTCAGTGGATGTACGACACCGGTCCGGGCTCGAACTTCGGCACCGGCGAGATCGAGACGATGACGAACTCGACCAGCAACGTGCACCTGGACGGCAACGGCAACCTCGACATCACCGCGCTGGGCGGCGGGAGCAACTGGACGTCGGGCCGGGTGCAGACCACCACCGCCAACGTCGGGGCGCCGGCCGGCGGCAAGCTGGAGGTCACCGCCTCGATCCAGCAGCCGACCGGCGGCCTGGGCTACTGGCCCGCGTTCTGGATGCTGGGCCCCGGCCAGTGGCCGGAGAACGGCGAGATCGACATCATGGAGGACGTCAACGCCCTGTCGGAGGTCGCGGGCACCATCCACTGCGGCACCTACCCCGGCGGCGTGTGCAACGAGGGCAACGGCATCGGCAGCGGCCTGCGGGCCTGCGGCGGCTGCCAGAGCGGCTTCCACACGTACACGATGGTGCTGGACCGCACGGACACCTCCAACGAGTCCATCACGTTCTACCTGGACGGGAACCAGTACTTCTCGGTGAGCGAGGGCCAGGTCGGCGCCTCGGTCTGGCAGCAGGCCTACGACCACAACCTGTCGATCATCCTCGACCTGGCCATGGGCGGCGGCTTCCCGAACGGCGTGTGCGGCTGCACCACTCCGACCGGCTCCACCGCCTCCGGCGGCACGATGCAGGTCGACTACGTCGCGGCCTACACCACCACCGGCAACGGCGGCGGCAACCCGCCGCCCCCGCCGGGAAGCGGCCCGATCTACTCCGGCGTCGGCTCCAACATCTGCCTGGACGACCGGAGCTCGAGCACCGCGAACTACAACCCGGTGCAGATCTACACCTGCAACGGCACCGCCGCGCAGCAGTGGAGCGTGGTCCAGGCCGGCAGCACGCTGCACGTCCTGGGCAAGTGCCTGGACGTCTACGCGGCCGGCACCGCGGACGGCACGAAGGTCGACCTGTACGACTGCAACGGCACCGGATCCCAGGTGTTCATCCCGCAGTCGAACGGATCGCTCTACAACCCGCAGTCCAACAAGTGCCTGGACGTCCCGGGCGCGACCACGCAGTCGGGGACGCAGGTCCAGATCTACGACTGCAACGGCACCAACGCCCAGCAATGGACCCTGCCGTAA
- a CDS encoding SigE family RNA polymerase sigma factor: MLETKEPSDDGFDRFMAERWPRILRSAFLLTGDPHDAEDLAQAAFERACASWGRVRRAENPDAYLQRVLLNCHRSRFRKRRVPEYSVAAVPEGLRLVGDHAEEHGERDVLMAALNDLAPRQRAVIVLRFYEDLTEAQAADVLRCSVGTVKSQTAKALARLRRHGQIVEFAPTARTTSKDREGAA; this comes from the coding sequence ATGCTCGAAACGAAAGAGCCGTCCGACGACGGCTTCGACCGGTTCATGGCGGAGCGGTGGCCGCGCATCCTGCGTTCGGCCTTCCTGCTCACCGGCGACCCGCACGACGCCGAGGACCTCGCCCAGGCCGCGTTCGAGCGGGCCTGCGCCTCGTGGGGGAGGGTACGGCGGGCCGAGAATCCGGACGCGTACCTGCAGCGGGTCCTCCTGAACTGCCATCGCAGCCGGTTCCGCAAACGCCGGGTGCCGGAGTACTCGGTCGCGGCCGTGCCCGAAGGGCTCCGCCTGGTCGGGGACCACGCCGAGGAGCACGGCGAGCGCGACGTCCTGATGGCCGCGCTGAACGACCTCGCGCCACGGCAGCGCGCCGTCATAGTCCTGCGGTTCTACGAGGACCTCACCGAGGCGCAGGCGGCCGACGTCCTCCGGTGCTCGGTCGGGACCGTGAAAAGCCAGACCGCCAAGGCGCTGGCCCGGCTGCGCAGGCACGGGCAGATCGTGGAGTTCGCCCCCACGGCACGCACCACATCCAAGGATCGGGAGGGCGCAGCATGA
- a CDS encoding VOC family protein has protein sequence MSLNLFAGVAVADFGASSAWYRKLFGADPTFFPHETEAVWQLDEGRLFYIVERPEHAGHALQTLIVEDLDTVLSGTAERGVEPAKQETYANGVRKVTYLDPDGSEIAFGEVPR, from the coding sequence GTGAGTCTGAACCTGTTCGCGGGAGTGGCCGTCGCCGACTTCGGGGCGTCGTCGGCCTGGTATCGGAAGCTGTTCGGCGCCGACCCGACGTTCTTCCCGCACGAGACCGAGGCCGTGTGGCAGCTGGACGAGGGCCGGCTGTTCTACATCGTCGAGCGGCCGGAGCACGCCGGCCACGCGCTGCAGACGCTGATCGTCGAGGACTTGGACACCGTGCTCTCCGGCACTGCCGAGCGCGGCGTGGAGCCGGCGAAGCAGGAAACGTATGCGAACGGCGTCCGCAAGGTCACGTATCTCGACCCGGACGGCAGCGAGATCGCCTTCGGGGAGGTGCCGCGGTGA